The following are encoded together in the Mesoplasma sp. JKS002658 genome:
- the tsf gene encoding translation elongation factor Ts, which translates to MAIDAKLVKQLRDITQAGIVDCKKALEATDGDIDQAILWLRENGLAKAAKKSDRVAAEGVTLAKQDAKSVVIMEVNSETDFVAKNKEFMKLIDDLADAFLAQNVESLEAAKGIKLTSGETVEQALVNATAKIGEKIDLRRLEVRTKNDNQTVSVYNHANNRVSVLLIFEGKISDADAYNVAMHVAAMNPQYKSRAEIPAEFIDQEAKIIAETTDVEGKPENIKENILKGRLNKRLAEVNLLDQDFVVDEKYKVGDFIKAKGATLKEMIRYEVGEGIIKIETDFASEVAAQVKGGN; encoded by the coding sequence ATGGCAATTGATGCAAAATTAGTAAAACAGTTAAGAGACATTACTCAAGCAGGAATTGTGGATTGTAAAAAAGCTTTGGAAGCCACTGATGGTGATATTGATCAAGCAATTCTTTGATTAAGAGAAAACGGTTTGGCAAAAGCAGCTAAGAAATCTGATCGTGTTGCAGCTGAAGGAGTTACTTTGGCTAAGCAAGATGCTAAAAGTGTCGTGATTATGGAGGTTAACTCTGAAACTGACTTTGTGGCTAAAAACAAAGAGTTTATGAAGTTGATTGATGATTTGGCTGATGCTTTTTTAGCGCAAAATGTTGAAAGTTTAGAAGCTGCTAAAGGAATCAAACTTACTAGTGGTGAAACTGTTGAACAAGCGTTAGTTAATGCTACAGCAAAAATTGGTGAAAAAATTGATTTACGTAGATTAGAGGTGCGTACTAAAAATGATAACCAAACAGTTAGTGTTTATAACCATGCTAACAACCGGGTTTCAGTACTATTAATTTTTGAAGGAAAGATTAGTGATGCTGATGCTTATAATGTGGCTATGCATGTGGCAGCAATGAATCCTCAATATAAATCAAGAGCAGAAATTCCTGCTGAATTCATTGATCAAGAAGCAAAAATTATTGCTGAAACCACTGATGTTGAAGGAAAACCAGAAAATATTAAAGAAAATATCTTAAAGGGAAGATTAAACAAACGTTTAGCAGAAGTAAATCTTTTAGACCAAGACTTTGTTGTTGATGAAAAATATAAGGTTGGTGATTTTATTAAAGCAAAAGGTGCTACCTTAAAAGAAATGATTCGTTATGAGGTTGGTGAAGGAATTATCAAAATTGAAACTGACTTTGCTTCAGAAGTGGCAGCACAAGTTAAGGGTGGAAACTAA
- a CDS encoding energy-coupled thiamine transporter ThiT: MFNQREKIFQIFEQKRKAFFIYSILWTLGIGSAFVFGVIFLNLRFSTNLKINGQITVFILWLVVEVFATLVYLALLMISLFSLNYSWNAWKERLFYACISFNFYEIVNILIYSFSHHFFSWSHQKWTTYDFLIIALSYAVYLLLVLLFKQLLGMVPTVFLSFSFEYLTLFFVAYLTNSFAKTFLTGLLSGSSLLFFPSTFFINFFQFSFDYLIPNLMVSLATIVYFNQTKPSRSKWITFFILPYLGIYLSRVIGGVLFYQNFTYPGFPLFLYSLMINGLNTFFDFLCVGLIGEMIFLRLEVLKKRYDQKKKRYKMDYSIYK; this comes from the coding sequence ATGTTTAATCAAAGAGAAAAAATTTTTCAAATTTTTGAACAAAAACGCAAAGCGTTTTTCATTTATTCAATACTTTGAACACTGGGAATTGGTAGTGCTTTTGTTTTTGGCGTAATTTTTTTAAACCTTCGCTTTAGCACTAATTTAAAAATTAATGGTCAAATAACCGTCTTTATTTTATGATTGGTGGTAGAAGTTTTTGCCACTTTAGTTTATTTAGCATTACTTATGATTAGTCTTTTCAGTCTTAATTATTCCTGAAATGCTTGAAAAGAGCGACTTTTTTATGCTTGTATTAGTTTTAATTTTTATGAAATAGTCAATATCTTAATTTATAGTTTTTCTCATCACTTTTTTAGCTGATCTCACCAAAAGTGAACGACTTATGATTTTTTAATTATCGCTTTAAGTTATGCAGTTTATCTTCTTTTAGTTTTACTTTTTAAACAATTATTAGGAATGGTACCTACAGTTTTTCTTAGTTTTAGTTTTGAATATTTAACCTTATTTTTTGTAGCCTATCTTACCAATTCTTTTGCTAAGACTTTTCTTACCGGATTATTAAGTGGCAGTTCGCTCTTATTCTTTCCTTCAACCTTTTTTATTAACTTCTTCCAGTTTAGTTTTGATTATTTAATTCCTAATTTAATGGTTAGTTTAGCAACGATTGTTTATTTTAACCAGACAAAGCCATCACGAAGTAAATGAATTACTTTCTTCATTTTACCTTATTTAGGAATTTACTTATCTAGAGTAATTGGCGGGGTATTGTTTTATCAAAACTTCACTTACCCTGGTTTTCCTTTATTTTTATATTCTTTAATGATTAATGGTTTAAATACTTTTTTTGATTTTCTTTGTGTTGGTTTAATTGGTGAAATGATCTTTTTACGCTTAGAAGTCTTGAAAAAACGTTATGATCAAAAAAAGAAGCGTTATAAAATGGATTATTCAATTTACAAGTAA
- the rpsB gene encoding 30S ribosomal protein S2 translates to MAKELTREELWDAGVQYGHQTKRWNPKMKSYIYGVKNKNHIIDLQQTMKALDDAKKIVEEIGKNEGKILFVGTKRNAKLAVKEAALRSQNFYVNTRWLGGTLTNMKTISLRIRALWNIEQEEKSGQLALRPKKEQILILKEKAKLEKNLGGIKQMHKLPQALFITDPIIDEIAVKEAKKLGIPVIAICDTNADPDLIDLVIPANDDLTESINLIVNNIVEAYAEGANLTMAPSVLRTKIVKREPREGENRYPRRRFNNDEVESRPQSETQNQVPNETKDKE, encoded by the coding sequence ATGGCAAAAGAATTAACACGCGAAGAGTTATGAGATGCAGGAGTTCAATACGGACACCAAACCAAAAGATGAAATCCAAAGATGAAGTCTTATATTTATGGGGTTAAAAATAAAAACCATATCATTGATTTACAACAAACAATGAAGGCATTGGATGATGCAAAAAAAATTGTTGAAGAAATCGGAAAAAACGAAGGGAAAATTCTTTTTGTAGGAACAAAGAGAAATGCTAAGTTAGCGGTTAAAGAAGCTGCTTTAAGAAGTCAAAACTTCTATGTTAACACTCGTTGATTGGGTGGAACATTGACTAACATGAAAACGATTTCTTTAAGAATTCGTGCTTTATGAAACATTGAACAAGAAGAAAAATCTGGACAATTGGCTTTAAGACCAAAAAAAGAACAAATTTTAATCTTAAAAGAAAAGGCTAAGTTAGAGAAAAACTTAGGTGGAATTAAGCAAATGCATAAACTTCCTCAAGCCTTGTTTATCACTGACCCAATCATTGATGAAATTGCTGTGAAAGAAGCTAAGAAACTTGGTATTCCTGTGATTGCAATTTGTGATACAAACGCTGATCCAGACTTAATTGACTTAGTGATTCCAGCAAATGATGATTTAACTGAATCAATTAATTTAATCGTGAATAATATCGTAGAAGCTTATGCTGAAGGCGCTAATTTGACGATGGCTCCAAGTGTTTTGAGAACCAAAATTGTTAAACGTGAACCACGTGAGGGTGAAAATCGTTATCCTCGTCGTCGTTTTAATAATGATGAAGTTGAATCTCGACCACAAAGCGAAACTCAAAACCAAGTTCCTAATGAAACTAAAGATAAAGAATAA